The DNA sequence CTCCACGACCCCGGCCGCCGCGCTGGACACCCCCATGGACACCGCCATGGACACCGCCTACTTCCGCCGCTGGATCTCCGAGACCAACCGGCTCGTACGGCGGGACAGCGCGCGCCTCACCGAGCTGGACGCGGTCATCGGAGACGGGGACCACGGGGCCAATCTCGTACGGGGCTTCGGCGCCGTCGGCGCGGCCGTGGCCGAGCAGCGGCCCGCCACCCCGGGGGCGCTGCTGACGCTGGCCGGCACCACCTTGACGAACACCGTGGGCGGCGCCTCCGGCCCGCTGTTCGGCACCGCGCTGCGCCGCACGGGCAAGGTGCTCGGCGACACCGGGGCGCCGACCGTGGCGGAGCTGGGGGCCGCGCTCGGCGCCGGGCTGAAGTCGGTGCAGAAGCTGGGCGGCGCCGAGCTCGGCGACGCCACCCTGGTGGACGCCCTGGCTCCCGCGGTGACGGCGCTGGCCGAAGCCGCCGGGGCGGACCGGCCGCTGCGCGAGGCCCTGGACGAGGCCGTACGGGCGGCCCGCGCGGGCGCCGACGCCACCGAGCCGCTCGAAGCCCGCAAGGGCCGGGCCAGTTACCTCGGCGAGCGCAGCGTGGGCCACCAGGACGCCGGTGCCAACTCCGTGGCCCTGCTCATGGAGGCGCTGCGCACCGCGGTGGACGCGCCCGAGGCGGAACTCGCCCCCGAGGAGCCAGCCGTGGCCGCGGAGCCGGTGGAGCGGCAGGCACCGAAGACCCGTACCGGCCGCGTCGGCATCGTGCTCGTCTCGCACAGCAAGGCGGTCGCGGAGTCCGTGGCCGCGCTGGCGGGCGCGCTGATCGGCTCGGTGGAGCCGGCTCCGCTGGCGGTGGCGGGCGGCACCCCCGACGGCGGGATCGGCACCAGCGCGGAGCTGATCACGGCCGCCGCCCGGTCGGTGGACGAGGGCCGGGGCGTGGCCGTGCTGTGCGACATGGGCAGTGCGGTGCTGACGGTGAACGCCCTGCTCGGCGAGGAGCCCTCGCAACTGCCCGAAGGCGCGCGGATCGTGGACGCGCCGTTCCTGGAGGGCGCCGTGGCCATCACGCTGACCTCGGCGATCGGCGGAGACCTCGATGCCGTCCTGGCCGCCGCCGAGGACGCGCGCGGCTACCGCAAGCGCTGACGGAAGCCGGGGCGGGCGCCCTTCAGCAGAGGGCGCCCTTCAGCGGAGGCCACGGTTCAAGCACCGGGCGCCCTCCGGCAGAGGGCACGGTTCAAGCACCGGGCGCCCCTCCCCCGTACGGGCCCCTCGGCCCGTGGCAGGATCGGGGGCATGACCCCTTGGAAACTCCGCACCCCGGCGGAGCGGATGCTCGGCTACGCCCGAGTCAAGGAAGCCCGCGACCGGCGCACCCCGGCGGACCGGCTGCGCGAGCTCGCCTCGGACGAGATCACCCCCGTGCGGCTTTACACGGCCATGAACTTCGCGACTCCGCCCGACGCCCTGCTCCGGCTGTCCCGCGACGAGGAACTCAACCTGCGGTGGTGCGTCCTGCTGAACCCGGCGGCGGACGACGCGGTGCTCCGTTCCATGGTCGTTCAGGAGCGGGTGGAGGCCGCGAGCCTGCGGGGCGGGCCGCCCACCTACTTCGTGGGCGGCTTCTTCGTGCGCGGCCACGCCGTCCACCACCCCGGCGCCTCGGCGGCACTGCGCGCCGAGCTCCTCGCCGAGGGCGCCTGCGGCTGCCCCGGGACGTGCGACACCCTGCGGATGTGGCAGACCCGGATGCCCCGGATGCGGGCAGCCGGGTGGCCCTGAGCCGGCGGGCGCTGTCGGTGGGGCTTGGTAGAACTGCTGTCGGACGATACGTACGGCCGGGCCACCTCCCACCACACCGTCAGGAGCAGCGCACATGACCATCGGGGATCACCTGAGCGAGCTGGGCGGCCTGCCGGCCTTCGGCTTCCCGGGGGCGAAGGACACGCGCGAGCTGCCGGAGGCCGGGGCCGTGGCCTGGCGGATCTCGGTGGATACCTACGGGGCCGAGGAGGAATGGCCGCAGGCCTTCGCCCGGTTCACCGCATCCGTGGACACCCGGCTGGTACGGGCCCTGATCGTGGGCGGCTGGGCCGAGGCGTACGAGACGTCCAGCGCCGTGATCGTCGAGGCGCTGGTCGAAGCCGCTCCGGAGTTCCCCGCCCTGCGGGCGCTGTTCGTCGGCGACATCACCTTCGAGGAGTGCGAGATCTCCTGGATCCAGCAATCGGACGTGGGCCCGCTGCTGCCGGCGTATCCCGCGCTGGAGGAGTTCGCGGTGCGCGGCGGCGAGGGGCTGGTCTTCCCGCCCGTGGAGCACGGGGCGCTGCGCGTGCTGCGCCTGGAGGCCGGCGGGCTCCCGAAGGAGGTGGTGGCCGGGGTCGCGCGGAGCGGGTTCCCCGCTCTCACCGAGCTCGACCTGTGGCTGGGCACCCCCGGATACGGCGGGGATGCCGAAGTGGGCGACCTGGAGCCGTTCCTGAGCGGCGAGCGGCTGCCCGCCCTGCGCCGGCTCGCGCTGCGCAACAGCGAGATCCAGGACGCCGTCGCGGCGGCGCTCGCCACCGCTCCCGTCGTGGAGCGGCTGGAGGTGCTGGACCTCTCCATGGGCGTCCTGACCGACGAGGGCGTCGAGGCTCTGCTGGCGGGGCGCCCCCTCACCCACCTCACCAAGCTCGACCTGCACCACCACTACGTCGGCGAACCGCTTCGGGAGCGGCTGAGCGCGGCGCTCGCCCCCCACGGCGTGGAGGTGGATCTGGGCGACCCGCAGACCGCGGACGTCGATGACGAGGCCGAGTACCGCTACGTCGCGGTCGCGGAGTGACGCGTACCGCTCCCGCGGCCTTCGCCGTCGTCGGCAATCCGGGCAACCGCCGGATCGCCCTCTTCCAGGAAGCCCTGCGCGCCGCCGGGCTGCCCGCGGCACGGGTGGTTCCGTGGCGGGAAGTGCTGACCGGCCGGGCCGTCTTCCGGGCGGGCGAGTGCGTACGGATCGATTCCCCCGGCGAGGATCCCGAGGTGGAACGGTTGCTGCGCGGGGCCGCCGACGCCACCCGGGTCGAGGGCACCGGGCGCTGGTACCGCCGCTTCACCGGGGCGGTGCACGCGGTGGCGCAGGCGGTGCGGTCGGCCGGCGGCACGCTGACGAGCGACCCCGATGACCTCGGGGTGCTGTTC is a window from the Streptomyces sp. NBC_01244 genome containing:
- the dhaL gene encoding dihydroxyacetone kinase subunit DhaL codes for the protein MTATPASPTTSTPSTTPAAALDTPMDTAMDTAYFRRWISETNRLVRRDSARLTELDAVIGDGDHGANLVRGFGAVGAAVAEQRPATPGALLTLAGTTLTNTVGGASGPLFGTALRRTGKVLGDTGAPTVAELGAALGAGLKSVQKLGGAELGDATLVDALAPAVTALAEAAGADRPLREALDEAVRAARAGADATEPLEARKGRASYLGERSVGHQDAGANSVALLMEALRTAVDAPEAELAPEEPAVAAEPVERQAPKTRTGRVGIVLVSHSKAVAESVAALAGALIGSVEPAPLAVAGGTPDGGIGTSAELITAAARSVDEGRGVAVLCDMGSAVLTVNALLGEEPSQLPEGARIVDAPFLEGAVAITLTSAIGGDLDAVLAAAEDARGYRKR
- a CDS encoding STM4015 family protein, with translation MTIGDHLSELGGLPAFGFPGAKDTRELPEAGAVAWRISVDTYGAEEEWPQAFARFTASVDTRLVRALIVGGWAEAYETSSAVIVEALVEAAPEFPALRALFVGDITFEECEISWIQQSDVGPLLPAYPALEEFAVRGGEGLVFPPVEHGALRVLRLEAGGLPKEVVAGVARSGFPALTELDLWLGTPGYGGDAEVGDLEPFLSGERLPALRRLALRNSEIQDAVAAALATAPVVERLEVLDLSMGVLTDEGVEALLAGRPLTHLTKLDLHHHYVGEPLRERLSAALAPHGVEVDLGDPQTADVDDEAEYRYVAVAE